One Fusobacterium nucleatum genomic window carries:
- a CDS encoding site-specific integrase, with translation MNILEKYIENLVVKKNLLQTTVDAYKLDINEYLEFLTKKDIDILDTDEKIFNEYFSDVEKNYKKATFSRKYSTIRGLYKFLLRNRYIEKIFEYKLSVDKSDNEIIKKNSNIAFKQKEYEDFINSLSDNFNEMRLKLISKMIVEYKINLVNIFEIQIKDLLKYDFQKIIIVRNNKIISYDIDKLMEEDLKNYYKKYAFEKRFLFGAYGKSTFISDLKRYNLDFKTLKNCMQEDKKDLIENIRKIYFEIGIGDN, from the coding sequence GTGAACATTTTAGAGAAATATATAGAAAATCTGGTAGTAAAAAAGAATTTATTACAGACAACAGTTGATGCTTATAAACTAGATATAAATGAGTATCTTGAATTTTTGACAAAAAAAGATATAGACATTTTAGATACTGATGAAAAGATATTTAATGAGTATTTTTCTGATGTGGAAAAAAACTATAAGAAAGCTACCTTTAGTAGAAAATATAGCACTATAAGGGGTTTATATAAGTTTCTTTTGAGAAATAGATATATAGAAAAAATATTTGAATATAAACTATCAGTTGATAAATCTGATAACGAAATTATCAAGAAAAATAGTAATATTGCATTTAAGCAAAAAGAATATGAAGATTTTATAAATTCTTTATCTGATAATTTTAATGAGATGAGATTGAAACTTATTTCTAAAATGATAGTTGAGTATAAAATTAACCTTGTGAATATTTTTGAAATTCAGATTAAAGACCTATTAAAGTATGATTTTCAAAAGATTATTATAGTGAGAAATAATAAGATTATTAGTTATGATATAGATAAACTTATGGAAGAAGACTTAAAAAATTATTATAAAAAATATGCTTTTGAAAAAAGATTTTTATTTGGGGCTTATGGGAAATCAACTTTTATTTCAGATTTAAAAAGATATAATTTAGATTTTAAAACTTTAAAAAATTGTATGCAGGAAGATAAAAAAGACTTAATTGAAAATATTAGAAAAATATATTTTGAGATAGGAATAGGAGATAATTAA
- a CDS encoding NAD(+)/NADH kinase, producing the protein MIKLSIIHNTDKEDAIKIYKELLKYLKAKKEFEVLDDKNIFQAEYIVVIGGDGTLLRSFKNIKSKEVKIIAINSGTLGYLTEIRKDCYKEIFENILKGKVNIEERYFFTVKIGKKKYNALNEVFLTKDNIKRNIVSSEIYVDDKFLGKFKGDGVIISTPTGSTAYSLSAGGPIVTPELKLFLITPIAPHNLNTRPIILSGNVKIILTLAVPSEFGIVNVDGHTHNKINLEDEVEISYSKESLKIVLPDNRNYYNVLREKLKWGENLC; encoded by the coding sequence ATGATAAAATTAAGTATTATTCACAATACAGATAAAGAAGATGCTATAAAAATCTATAAAGAACTTTTAAAATATTTAAAAGCTAAAAAAGAATTTGAAGTTTTAGATGATAAAAATATATTTCAAGCTGAATATATAGTAGTTATAGGTGGAGATGGAACTCTTCTTAGAAGTTTTAAAAATATAAAGAGTAAAGAAGTTAAAATAATTGCTATTAATTCAGGAACTTTAGGTTATCTTACAGAAATTAGAAAAGATTGCTATAAAGAAATTTTTGAAAATATTTTAAAAGGTAAAGTTAATATTGAAGAAAGATATTTTTTTACTGTAAAAATTGGAAAAAAGAAATACAATGCTTTAAATGAAGTATTTTTAACAAAAGATAATATAAAGAGGAATATAGTATCTTCTGAGATTTATGTAGATGATAAATTTTTAGGTAAATTTAAAGGAGATGGAGTAATTATATCTACTCCAACAGGCTCAACTGCTTATTCATTATCTGCTGGAGGACCTATTGTAACTCCTGAATTAAAGTTATTTTTAATAACACCAATAGCACCACATAACTTAAATACAAGACCTATAATTTTATCAGGTAATGTGAAAATAATTTTAACTTTAGCTGTGCCCAGTGAGTTTGGTATTGTAAATGTAGATGGGCATACTCATAATAAAATTAATCTTGAAGATGAGGTAGAAATTTCGTATTCAAAGGAGAGTTTAAAAATTGTGCTTCCAGATAACAGAAACTATTATAATGTTTTAAGAGAAAAACTTAAATGGGGAGAAAACTTATGCTAA
- a CDS encoding sodium:alanine symporter family protein — MLNFIASINELFWGAILILLLVGTGIFYTLKLKFVQVRKFKKGVSQLTGDFDINGKDADHNGMSSFQALATAIAAQVGTGNLAGAATAIVSGGPGAIFWMWVSAFFGMATIYAEAILSQLFKRKVEGEVTGGPAYYIEELFNKSFLSKILAIFFALSCILALGFMGNGVQANSIGEAMKNAFNISPYITGVVVALLGGFVFFGGVKRIASFTEKVVPLMAGLYILICLIIIAINYSNVIKAFEAIFVNAFSMKSILGGFLGMGVKKAIRYGVARGLFSNEAGMGSTPHAHAIAKVKNPVEQGNVALITVFIDTFIVLTLTALVILTSNIGDGTLTGITLTQKAFEAALGYSGTIFIAVALFFFAFSTIIGWYFFGEANIKYLFGKKAINVYRILVMIAIFIGSTQKVELVWELADLFNGLMVIPNLIALIVLYKLVVNTSNKYDKLHNL, encoded by the coding sequence ATGTTAAATTTTATTGCTAGTATTAATGAACTTTTTTGGGGAGCTATTTTAATTTTACTTTTAGTTGGAACAGGAATTTTTTATACTCTTAAATTAAAATTTGTACAAGTGAGAAAATTTAAAAAAGGTGTATCTCAATTAACAGGAGATTTTGATATAAATGGTAAAGATGCTGATCACAATGGTATGTCATCCTTCCAAGCACTTGCAACTGCTATTGCAGCACAAGTTGGAACAGGAAATCTCGCTGGAGCTGCAACTGCTATTGTATCAGGAGGGCCAGGAGCTATATTTTGGATGTGGGTAAGTGCATTTTTTGGAATGGCAACTATCTATGCAGAAGCTATTTTAAGTCAATTATTTAAAAGAAAAGTTGAAGGGGAAGTTACAGGAGGACCTGCATACTATATAGAAGAACTTTTTAATAAAAGTTTCTTATCAAAAATTCTTGCTATATTTTTTGCACTATCTTGTATATTAGCACTAGGTTTTATGGGAAATGGTGTACAAGCTAACTCAATAGGAGAGGCTATGAAGAATGCTTTTAATATTTCTCCATATATAACAGGTGTTGTTGTTGCTCTATTAGGAGGATTTGTATTTTTTGGTGGTGTAAAAAGAATTGCATCTTTCACAGAAAAAGTTGTTCCTTTAATGGCAGGATTATACATATTAATTTGTTTAATTATAATTGCAATAAACTACTCTAATGTTATCAAAGCTTTTGAAGCAATATTTGTAAATGCTTTTTCTATGAAATCAATTCTTGGAGGTTTCTTAGGAATGGGTGTAAAAAAAGCTATAAGATATGGAGTTGCAAGAGGATTATTCTCAAATGAAGCTGGTATGGGTTCAACTCCACATGCTCATGCTATTGCAAAAGTTAAAAATCCAGTTGAACAAGGAAATGTTGCATTGATAACAGTTTTCATAGATACTTTTATAGTATTAACTTTAACAGCACTTGTTATTCTTACTTCTAATATAGGAGATGGAACTTTAACTGGTATTACATTAACACAAAAAGCTTTTGAGGCTGCTTTAGGATATTCAGGAACTATTTTTATTGCAGTTGCATTATTCTTTTTTGCATTCTCAACAATTATTGGTTGGTATTTTTTTGGAGAAGCTAATATAAAATATTTATTTGGTAAAAAAGCAATCAATGTTTATAGAATTTTAGTTATGATAGCAATTTTTATAGGTTCTACACAAAAAGTTGAACTTGTTTGGGAACTTGCAGATTTATTTAATGGACTTATGGTTATACCAAATTTAATTGCTTTAATTGTTTTGTATAAATTAGTTGTTAATACTTCAAATAAATACGATAAATTACATAATTTATAA
- the recN gene encoding DNA repair protein RecN, translating to MGRKLMLRELKIENLAIIDELDIEFDKGFIVLTGETGAGKSIILSGINLLIGEKASVDMIRDGEENLVAQGVFDIDEEQKKKLEAMGIDIDGDEIIIRRSYSRSGKARAFVNNVRITLTDLKEIASTLVDIVGQHSHQMLLNKNNHIKLLDSFLNKDEKDLKENLSNLLSQYREINIKIENIEREKKETLEKKEFYEYQLEELEKLKLKDGEDEILETEYKRVFNAEKIREKVYESLEYLKDDDSALSLITNSIRNIEYLGKYDERYIELAKRMENAYYELEDCANEIENISKGIDVTESDLDKIAGRMNILKRIKEKYRRSLPELIAYREDLKEKLSDIDSGDFKTKELKKELNKIKTEYAKLAEKLSNSRKKIAIKIENELLNELKFLNMEEARLKVQINKLERMTSEGYDEVEFFISTNVGQDLKPLNKIASGGEVSRVMLALKVIFSKVDNIPILIFDEIDTGIGGETVRKIALKLKEIGDNTQIISITHSPVIASKASQQFYIEKYVENSKTISRVKKLSAEERIKEIGRMLVGEKINNEVLEIANKMLNEG from the coding sequence ATGGGGAGAAAACTTATGCTAAGAGAACTAAAAATAGAAAATTTAGCTATTATAGATGAGTTAGATATTGAGTTTGATAAAGGTTTTATTGTCTTGACAGGAGAAACAGGTGCAGGAAAATCTATTATTTTAAGTGGAATTAATTTACTTATTGGAGAGAAAGCTAGTGTGGATATGATTAGAGATGGAGAGGAAAATCTTGTTGCACAAGGTGTTTTTGATATTGATGAAGAACAAAAGAAAAAATTGGAAGCTATGGGAATAGATATTGATGGAGATGAAATTATTATAAGAAGATCTTATAGTAGAAGTGGTAAAGCCAGAGCTTTTGTTAATAATGTTAGAATAACCTTAACAGATTTAAAAGAAATAGCCTCAACTTTGGTTGATATAGTAGGACAACATTCTCATCAAATGTTACTTAATAAGAATAATCACATAAAACTTTTAGATAGTTTTCTTAACAAAGATGAAAAAGATTTAAAGGAAAATTTATCAAACCTTTTATCTCAATATAGAGAAATAAATATAAAGATAGAAAATATTGAAAGAGAAAAAAAAGAAACCTTGGAAAAGAAAGAATTTTATGAATATCAACTTGAAGAATTAGAAAAATTAAAATTAAAAGATGGAGAAGATGAAATCTTAGAGACTGAATATAAAAGAGTATTTAATGCTGAAAAAATAAGAGAAAAAGTTTATGAGAGTTTAGAATATCTAAAAGATGATGATTCTGCTTTAAGTTTGATAACAAATTCAATAAGAAATATAGAATATCTTGGTAAATATGATGAAAGATACATAGAATTAGCCAAAAGAATGGAAAATGCTTATTATGAACTAGAAGATTGTGCAAATGAAATTGAAAATATTTCTAAGGGAATAGATGTAACAGAAAGTGATTTAGATAAAATTGCTGGCAGAATGAATATTTTAAAAAGAATTAAAGAGAAATACAGGAGAAGTCTACCAGAGCTTATAGCATATAGAGAAGATCTAAAAGAAAAATTATCTGATATAGATAGTGGAGATTTTAAAACTAAGGAATTAAAAAAAGAGTTAAATAAAATTAAAACAGAATATGCTAAGTTAGCAGAAAAACTTTCTAATTCAAGAAAAAAAATAGCGATAAAAATTGAAAATGAGCTACTAAATGAGTTAAAATTCTTAAATATGGAAGAGGCTAGATTAAAAGTTCAAATAAATAAACTAGAAAGAATGACAAGTGAAGGTTATGATGAGGTTGAATTCTTTATTTCAACTAATGTGGGACAAGATTTAAAACCTCTAAATAAAATAGCTTCTGGTGGAGAAGTTAGTCGTGTTATGCTTGCACTTAAAGTTATTTTTTCAAAGGTTGATAATATACCAATTTTAATTTTTGATGAAATTGATACAGGTATAGGTGGTGAAACTGTTAGAAAAATAGCTTTAAAACTTAAAGAAATTGGAGATAATACACAAATTATTTCAATTACCCACTCACCAGTAATAGCCTCTAAGGCATCCCAACAATTTTATATAGAAAAATATGTTGAAAATTCTAAAACTATCAGTAGGGTTAAGAAATTATCTGCTGAAGAAAGAATAAAAGAAATTGGAAGAATGCTAGTTGGAGAAAAAATTAATAATGAGGTTTTAGAAATAGCAAATAAAATGTTAAATGAGGGATAA
- the era gene encoding GTPase Era — MKAGFIAVVGRPNVGKSTLINKLVSEKVAIVSDKAGTTRDNIKGILNFKDNQYIFIDTPGIHKPQHLLGEYMTNIAVKILKDVDIILFLIDASKPIGTGDMFVMDRINENSKKPRILLVNKVDLISDEQKEEKLKEIEEKLGKFDKIIFASGMYSFGISQLLEALDPYLEDGVKYYPDDMYTDMSTYRIITEIVREKILLKTRDEIPHSVAIEIINVERKEGKKDKFDINIYVERDSQKGIIIGKDGKMLKEIGVEARKEIEELLGEKIYLGLWVKVKDDWRKKKPFLKELGYVEEK, encoded by the coding sequence ATGAAAGCTGGATTTATAGCTGTTGTAGGTAGACCAAATGTTGGGAAATCAACTTTAATAAATAAACTTGTATCTGAAAAAGTGGCTATTGTTTCAGACAAAGCAGGAACAACAAGAGATAATATAAAGGGAATTTTAAATTTTAAAGATAATCAATACATTTTTATAGATACACCAGGGATACATAAACCTCAACATCTTTTAGGGGAGTATATGACTAATATTGCAGTTAAGATTCTAAAAGATGTAGATATTATACTTTTTTTAATTGATGCCTCTAAACCAATAGGAACAGGGGATATGTTTGTAATGGATAGAATAAATGAAAATTCTAAAAAACCTAGGATTTTACTTGTTAATAAGGTTGATTTAATAAGTGATGAGCAAAAAGAAGAAAAATTAAAAGAAATAGAGGAAAAATTAGGGAAATTTGATAAAATAATTTTTGCCTCAGGTATGTATTCTTTTGGTATAAGTCAATTATTAGAGGCATTAGATCCTTATTTAGAAGATGGGGTTAAATACTATCCTGATGATATGTACACAGATATGTCCACTTATAGAATAATAACAGAGATAGTTAGAGAAAAAATCTTATTAAAAACAAGAGATGAAATTCCTCATTCCGTTGCTATTGAAATAATAAATGTGGAAAGAAAAGAAGGAAAAAAGGATAAATTTGATATAAATATTTATGTTGAAAGAGATTCTCAAAAAGGTATTATCATTGGAAAAGATGGTAAGATGCTAAAAGAAATTGGAGTGGAAGCTAGAAAAGAGATAGAAGAATTATTAGGAGAGAAAATCTATTTAGGACTTTGGGTAAAAGTTAAAGATGATTGGAGAAAGAAAAAACCATTTTTAAAAGAATTGGGTTATGTTGAGGAAAAATAA
- a CDS encoding ISL3 family transposase, whose amino-acid sequence MISLSLSNFIKDILNIQDDNISFPEEDFYQIIQKDNLLIKVFKTFLKSDYSTCPYCNSKNIVKNGSRKRKIKYIPIQNYNVELELTVQRCICKDCKKTFSPSTNVVSHNSNISNNLKYSVALELQKNISLTSTAKRYNISISSVQRIMDNCYSDFKVNKEHLPEAICIDEFKSVKNIDGTMSFIFADYQRKNIIDIVEDRRLHSLTEYFSRFSLDVRNNVKYICMDMYTPYISLVNSIFPNAKIVIDKFHIVNLVNRAFNQTRVSIMNSIQDDSLKRKLKLFWKSLLKYYPDLCQVNYYCQSFKRKLSSKDKVDYLLEKSPELDVNFNVYQDIIQAIRHNNFKRFENIVKKYLTTKEKISKKMMIALKTLKKYMKYIENMFESNITNGLIEGLNNKIKSIKRTAFGYSDFSNFKKRILIEAGIISISV is encoded by the coding sequence GTGATTTCATTGTCTCTATCTAATTTTATCAAAGATATCTTAAACATTCAAGATGATAATATTTCTTTTCCAGAAGAAGATTTTTATCAAATTATTCAAAAAGATAATCTCCTAATTAAAGTTTTTAAGACTTTTCTTAAGTCTGATTATTCTACTTGTCCATATTGTAATTCTAAAAATATTGTTAAAAATGGTTCAAGGAAACGTAAAATTAAATATATTCCCATTCAAAATTACAATGTTGAACTTGAACTTACTGTACAAAGGTGTATTTGTAAAGATTGTAAAAAAACTTTTTCACCTTCTACTAATGTTGTTAGTCATAACTCTAATATTTCTAATAATCTTAAATATAGTGTTGCGCTTGAGCTTCAAAAAAATATTTCTCTTACATCTACTGCTAAGAGATACAATATTTCTATTTCTTCTGTTCAAAGAATTATGGATAACTGCTATTCCGATTTTAAAGTTAATAAGGAACATTTACCTGAAGCTATTTGTATTGATGAATTTAAGTCTGTTAAAAACATTGATGGCACTATGTCCTTCATTTTCGCTGACTACCAAAGAAAAAATATAATTGATATTGTGGAAGATAGAAGACTTCATTCTCTTACAGAATACTTTTCAAGATTTTCTTTAGATGTTAGAAACAATGTAAAATATATCTGTATGGATATGTATACTCCATATATTAGTTTAGTTAATTCTATTTTTCCTAATGCAAAAATAGTGATAGATAAATTCCATATTGTAAATCTTGTTAATAGAGCATTCAATCAAACTAGAGTATCTATTATGAATTCTATTCAAGATGATTCATTAAAAAGGAAACTAAAGCTTTTTTGGAAATCATTATTAAAATATTATCCTGATCTTTGTCAAGTAAACTATTACTGCCAAAGTTTTAAGCGTAAACTTAGTAGCAAAGATAAAGTAGATTATCTTTTAGAAAAAAGTCCTGAATTAGATGTTAATTTTAATGTATATCAAGATATTATTCAAGCAATTAGACATAATAACTTTAAAAGATTTGAAAATATAGTAAAAAAATATTTAACAACTAAAGAAAAAATTTCTAAGAAAATGATGATAGCACTAAAAACACTAAAAAAATATATGAAGTATATTGAGAATATGTTTGAATCAAATATTACAAATGGATTAATAGAAGGTTTAAACAATAAAATTAAATCAATAAAAAGAACAGCATTTGGATATTCAGATTTTAGTAATTTTAAAAAGCGTATATTGATTGAAGCAGGTATTATTTCAATTAGTGTTTAA
- a CDS encoding murein hydrolase activator EnvC: MTLKMMKTKTILTFFLLSTSIYPASNSVKDMNKRLKNIDKEIEKKNTRIKAIDTETSKLEKMIKELEDEIKKLEHERKEIEDEIIVVKKNIDYSRKNLEISEVEHGRKESEFVAKIIAWDKYSKIHGKDIDEKVLLTKNYREMLHGDLQRMGHIEKVTGSIKEVKEKIEAEKRKLDRLEAELRENLRKSDAKKEEQKKLKEQLQVEKKGHQSSIEKLKKEKQRISREIERIIRENARRAAEKAAREKAAREAAKNKGKSAGKGKGSGETKVTTTTVDIPKISNPEAYKRIGKTIKPLNGQIVVYFGQKKAGVVESNGIEIKGKLGNPVVASKAGTVIYADAFQGLGKVVMIDYGGGIIGVYGNLLAIKVNINSKVSSGQTIGVLGLSSDKEPNLYYELRANLRPIDPIPTF; this comes from the coding sequence ATGACTTTGAAGATGATGAAGACTAAGACAATTTTAACATTTTTTCTTTTATCAACAAGTATTTATCCAGCTTCTAATTCTGTAAAGGATATGAATAAAAGATTAAAGAATATTGATAAAGAGATTGAGAAGAAGAATACTCGTATAAAAGCAATAGATACAGAAACTTCTAAATTAGAAAAGATGATAAAAGAGCTAGAAGATGAGATTAAAAAGTTGGAACATGAGAGAAAAGAAATAGAAGATGAAATTATAGTAGTTAAGAAGAATATAGATTATAGTAGAAAAAATCTTGAAATATCAGAAGTAGAACATGGTAGGAAAGAATCTGAATTTGTTGCTAAGATAATTGCTTGGGACAAATATAGTAAAATTCATGGAAAAGATATAGATGAAAAAGTTTTACTTACTAAAAATTATAGAGAAATGTTACATGGTGACCTACAAAGAATGGGGCATATAGAAAAAGTTACAGGTAGCATTAAAGAAGTAAAAGAAAAGATAGAAGCTGAAAAAAGGAAATTGGATAGACTTGAAGCAGAACTTAGAGAAAACTTAAGAAAAAGTGATGCTAAAAAAGAAGAACAAAAGAAATTAAAAGAACAATTACAAGTTGAGAAAAAAGGACATCAATCATCTATTGAAAAGTTAAAGAAAGAAAAACAAAGAATTTCAAGAGAGATTGAAAGAATTATAAGAGAAAATGCTAGAAGAGCTGCAGAAAAAGCAGCAAGAGAAAAGGCTGCAAGGGAAGCTGCTAAAAATAAAGGTAAGAGTGCTGGTAAAGGTAAGGGTAGTGGTGAAACAAAGGTTACTACTACCACTGTAGATATTCCAAAAATAAGTAATCCAGAAGCATATAAGAGAATAGGAAAAACAATTAAACCATTGAATGGACAAATTGTTGTTTATTTTGGACAAAAGAAAGCAGGAGTGGTTGAAAGTAATGGTATAGAAATAAAAGGAAAATTAGGAAATCCAGTAGTTGCTTCTAAGGCAGGGACAGTTATCTATGCTGATGCATTCCAAGGTTTAGGTAAGGTTGTTATGATAGACTATGGTGGAGGAATAATAGGAGTTTATGGAAATTTACTTGCTATAAAGGTTAATATAAACTCAAAAGTAAGTTCAGGACAAACTATAGGAGTATTAGGTTTATCTAGTGATAAAGAGCCTAATTTATACTATGAATTAAGAGCAAATTTGAGACCTATTGACCCAATACCAACATTTTAA
- a CDS encoding aspartate/glutamate racemase family protein — MKTIGLIGGMSWESTVTYYQIINEVIKDKLGGLHSAKCILYSVDFEEIEECQKNGDWDRSAEILGKVALSLEKAGADFIVICTNTMHKVVSGIEKYIKLPILHIAEMTAIELKKAGIRKIGLLGTKYTMQQDFYKQILIDNGIEVVIPNSKDIEIVNSVIFNELCLGKIKKESKDKYLRIIENLSKDGVEGIILGCTEIGLLVKQEDTDIPLFDTTSIHATSAALHAIEKK; from the coding sequence ATGAAAACAATCGGACTTATAGGTGGAATGAGTTGGGAAAGTACAGTTACATATTACCAAATCATAAATGAAGTTATAAAAGATAAATTAGGAGGACTACATTCTGCAAAATGTATATTATATAGTGTAGATTTTGAAGAAATAGAAGAATGTCAAAAGAATGGTGATTGGGATAGAAGTGCTGAAATCTTAGGTAAAGTAGCATTATCTTTGGAAAAAGCAGGGGCAGATTTCATTGTTATATGTACTAACACTATGCATAAAGTAGTTTCTGGAATAGAGAAATATATTAAACTTCCTATTTTACATATTGCTGAAATGACAGCTATTGAATTGAAGAAAGCTGGAATTAGAAAAATTGGTTTACTTGGAACAAAATATACTATGCAACAAGATTTCTATAAGCAAATATTAATTGACAATGGTATAGAAGTTGTAATACCCAACTCAAAAGATATAGAAATAGTCAATTCAGTTATTTTTAATGAATTATGTCTTGGAAAAATAAAAAAGGAATCAAAAGATAAATATTTAAGAATTATAGAAAATTTATCAAAAGATGGTGTAGAAGGAATAATTTTAGGTTGTACAGAGATAGGATTATTAGTTAAACAAGAAGATACTGATATACCATTGTTTGATACTACAAGTATTCATGCAACATCAGCAGCATTACATGCAATAGAAAAAAAATAA
- a CDS encoding IS30 family transposase, with protein sequence MILQQYTIKRRKGQHLTLIERGKIEAFLKINMPKIQIASEIGISTRTLYREINRGMVKGLLNSDYSTYDAYSAEFAHRKYLEAMKGKEGTLKIGKNRKLIEYVENSMLNDRNSPYVALENAKKENIEVNICLKTLYNYIHKELFINFSEEDMIYKKDKRKQERIPKRIRKIGGKSIEERPEEINNRQELGHFEADTVLGKRGTKEAILVLTDRKTRLEMVRKIPDKTAESVIKELSKIITEYPEMIKSITSDNGSEFMRADKIEEENIAYYYAHSYSSWERGSNENNNKLIRRFIPKGTDISEISEEEIKRIEKWMNDYPRKIFNGKSANEMYLSEFTKYFS encoded by the coding sequence ATGATTCTACAACAGTATACAATAAAAAGAAGAAAAGGACAACATTTAACTTTAATTGAGAGAGGTAAAATTGAAGCTTTCTTAAAAATTAATATGCCTAAAATTCAAATTGCTTCTGAAATTGGTATTAGTACCAGAACTCTTTATCGCGAAATTAACAGGGGAATGGTAAAAGGACTTCTTAATTCTGATTACTCTACTTATGATGCATATTCTGCTGAGTTTGCACACAGAAAATATTTAGAAGCTATGAAAGGTAAAGAAGGAACACTAAAAATTGGTAAAAATCGTAAATTAATAGAGTATGTTGAGAATTCTATGCTTAATGATAGAAATTCTCCATATGTAGCCTTAGAAAATGCTAAAAAAGAAAATATAGAAGTGAATATTTGTTTAAAAACTCTATATAACTACATACATAAGGAATTATTCATAAACTTTTCTGAAGAAGATATGATTTACAAAAAAGATAAGAGAAAACAAGAAAGGATTCCAAAAAGAATAAGAAAGATTGGAGGAAAGAGTATAGAAGAAAGACCAGAAGAAATAAATAACAGACAAGAATTAGGTCATTTTGAAGCAGATACTGTATTAGGAAAAAGAGGAACAAAGGAAGCTATATTAGTATTAACAGATAGAAAAACAAGGCTAGAAATGGTAAGAAAGATACCTGATAAAACAGCAGAAAGTGTGATAAAAGAATTAAGTAAAATAATAACAGAGTATCCTGAAATGATAAAAAGTATAACAAGTGATAATGGTAGTGAATTTATGAGAGCAGACAAGATAGAGGAAGAAAATATCGCATATTATTATGCACATAGTTATAGCTCGTGGGAAAGAGGAAGCAATGAGAATAATAACAAGTTAATAAGGAGATTTATTCCCAAAGGAACTGACATATCAGAAATAAGTGAAGAAGAAATTAAGCGAATAGAAAAGTGGATGAATGATTACCCAAGAAAAATATTTAATGGAAAAAGTGCAAATGAAATGTATTTAAGTGAATTTACTAAATATTTTTCATAA
- the hutG gene encoding formimidoylglutamase, with protein MDWNGRVDGYDEDILRIHQVIQIKTLDELMADEYTGKKVCFVSYNSNEGIRRNNGRLGAADGWKHLKVALSNFPIFDTSIKFYDLKDPIDVVGGKLEEAQQELARVVAKLKSKDYFVVCMGGGHDIAYGTYNGILSYAKTQTKNPKIGIISFDAHFDMREYSKGANSGTMFYQIANDCKRDGIKFDYNVIGIQRFSNTKRLFDRAKSFGVTYYLAEDILKLSDLNITPILERNDYIHLTICTDVFHITCAPGVSAPQTFGIWPNQAIGLINAVAKTKKNLTLEVAEISPRYDYDDRTSRLIANLIYQVILKHFDCEIN; from the coding sequence ATGGATTGGAATGGTCGTGTAGATGGTTATGATGAGGATATACTAAGAATACATCAAGTTATCCAAATCAAGACATTAGATGAATTGATGGCAGATGAATATACAGGAAAAAAAGTATGTTTTGTAAGTTATAATTCAAATGAAGGAATAAGAAGAAATAATGGAAGATTAGGAGCTGCTGATGGTTGGAAACATTTAAAAGTAGCCTTATCTAATTTCCCAATATTTGATACAAGTATAAAGTTCTATGATTTAAAAGATCCTATTGATGTAGTAGGTGGAAAATTAGAAGAAGCTCAACAAGAATTGGCAAGAGTAGTTGCTAAATTAAAATCAAAAGATTACTTTGTTGTATGTATGGGTGGAGGACATGATATAGCCTATGGTACATATAATGGAATTTTATCTTATGCAAAAACTCAAACAAAAAATCCTAAAATTGGGATAATAAGTTTTGATGCTCACTTTGATATGAGAGAATATAGCAAAGGTGCGAACTCTGGAACAATGTTTTATCAAATAGCTAATGATTGTAAAAGAGATGGAATAAAGTTTGACTACAATGTCATAGGAATACAAAGATTTTCAAACACAAAAAGATTATTTGATAGAGCAAAAAGTTTTGGAGTAACATATTATTTAGCGGAAGATATTTTAAAATTAAGTGACTTAAATATAACTCCAATACTGGAAAGAAATGACTATATACATCTAACTATTTGTACAGATGTATTTCATATAACTTGTGCACCAGGAGTAAGTGCTCCACAAACATTTGGTATTTGGCCTAACCAAGCAATAGGACTTATAAATGCTGTGGCAAAAACTAAAAAGAATTTAACATTGGAAGTTGCTGAAATCAGTCCAAGATATGATTATGATGATAGAACTTCAAGACTTATTGCAAATTTAATTTATCAAGTTATATTGAAACATTTTGATTGTGAAATAAATTAA